The genomic stretch GACCACCTTTGTGCTCGTCAATGAGGTGCTCACCGTGCAGCGCGCCCCGGAGAAGGTCTATGGGGTGGAGGTCATCCTCGACACCCAGCCCTTTGCCCAGTGGGGATTCGGCGGCACCTTCAGTTGGCAGAAGGGCAAGCGGGAGATCGACGGAGACTGGACCCCGCTTCCCGGAAATCGGATTGCCCCTCCCAAGGCGACCGCCTATGTGGAGTATGCGCTCCTCCCCCGGTGGCGCAATCGCTTGCAGATGCTCTACTCCGGCAACCGGGACGAGTTTCCCGGGAGCACCGCCTTTGCGGAGGGAAAAGTTGATGATTTCCTCCTCTTCGACCTCTTAAGCGAGATCAAAGTGTGGAGGGGAACATTGAAGGTCGGCATCGAGAATCTTCTCAACGCCTTCTATGTCCCGCCGCCCAACCAGGCGGCCAACTTTGATGACTCCTTCACCGCCGGCCAGGGAATGACGGCGAGTCTCGGTTATGAGATCTTCTGGTAACTGTGGGCCTCAGTGATCCGCATTTGAGCAAAATGCGGATCACTGAGGGGATGAAGATGGGACTAAAAAATGTCCGGCTTCGAAAACTCTGGCTGAAGGTCCATCTCTATATCGGCCTCCTCGCCGGAGCGGTGCTGGTCCTGATCGGTCTGACCGGCAGCGTTCTGGTTTTCGATCATGCCATCGATGAGCTCCTCAACCCGGCATTGCTGACGGTGGAGGGAGAAGGGGGCTATCGGTCTTTTGATGAGATTATCGCCGCCGCCCGAGCCGGCCACCCGGATTCGCCTGGACCAAGCCTGCTGGTCTTCCCGCGCGTCCAAAATGGCGTTTTCCTCGCCTTTTTCGAGGAAGCGTCTGGAGGGGAGTACGGGCGCCAGGAGGTGGCGGTCGACCCATACACCGCCGAGATCTTAGGCGAGCGGCAATGGGGGGGCTACCTGATGTCTGCAATTTATAAACTGCACTCCAACCTGTTGCTGGAGACGCCAGGAGAGGTCACAGTCGGCATTCTGGGCCTGCTGCTCCTGGTTTCTGTGGGAACCGGGATTTATCTCTGGTGGCCCCTTTTCTGGCCGCCGAGGAGGCGGAAGATCGGCCAGGCCTTCACAATCAGGCGAGGGGCCCGTCCGGTACGATTCTACTTCGATCTGCACAAGACCAGCGGGATCTACAGCGCCGTCATCATTGTCGTGATCGCCTTCTCCGGAATTTATCTCGTCTTTCCAGAGTACATTAAGCCTCTGGTCGATGTTTTCTCCCCCCTGACCGGATTTCCGGAGGTGAAATCGACCCCACTCCCCGGTATGGCGCCGATTTCCGTCG from Candidatus Manganitrophus noduliformans encodes the following:
- a CDS encoding PepSY-associated TM helix domain-containing protein: MGLKNVRLRKLWLKVHLYIGLLAGAVLVLIGLTGSVLVFDHAIDELLNPALLTVEGEGGYRSFDEIIAAARAGHPDSPGPSLLVFPRVQNGVFLAFFEEASGGEYGRQEVAVDPYTAEILGERQWGGYLMSAIYKLHSNLLLETPGEVTVGILGLLLLVSVGTGIYLWWPLFWPPRRRKIGQAFTIRRGARPVRFYFDLHKTSGIYSAVIIVVIAFSGIYLVFPEYIKPLVDVFSPLTGFPEVKSTPLPGMAPISVEQAVTIADRLFRDAELKGIAPPEDPEGVYIVVKRQPGEVRQAWGESRVWIDAYSGEILAVRNPKQFSAGDTFLNWLFPLHSGEALGLPSRILVFISGFVPLILYVTGLKLWFKRRRSKKISRERRKFQ